The sequence AACGATTCGCTTCGCAATGGCTGCGAACCGTCCAATAGCTCTCTCTTCCCCGATTTCCAATTCGCGGCCGATCTCCAATAATAGAGACTTGTTCAGGCGCGTCCGCGAGCGTCTACCCACCTACTTGCCGCCAGTAGCGGCCTCTCCTGGAAAGGATTACTTATGAAACGCGTCCTATGTTTGACGCTGGCGCTTCTCTCGTTTATTCCGGCCGTTCTGCGGGCTCAAGAGCCGGCCGCGCCGCAAGAAGGACTTAATACCGTGATGCAAAAAGCTTCCTACATCATTGGCCGTCAGTTCGGCGCCGATATCAAATCGAACCTGCCGAACGTCGACGTCAAAGCGTTGCTGGAAGGGATCAACGAAGCGATCGAAGGGAAGCCGTCGCAACTGACCGAAGAGCAGATCCAAGCGACCCGCGTCGAACTGCAAAAGGTCATGATCGCCGAACAGATGAAGATGGCGGAAGCCGACAAGAAGAAGGGTTTGGACTTTCTGGCTGAAAACGCCAAGAAGCCGAACGTGAAGACCACCAAGTCGGGTCTGCAGTACATCGTCGAAAAAGAAGGTACCGGCGCCATGCCGAAAGAAACCGACGACGTCGTTTGCCATTACAAGGGGGAACTGATCGACGGCACCGTCTTCGAC is a genomic window of Blastopirellula sediminis containing:
- a CDS encoding FKBP-type peptidyl-prolyl cis-trans isomerase, with the protein product MKRVLCLTLALLSFIPAVLRAQEPAAPQEGLNTVMQKASYIIGRQFGADIKSNLPNVDVKALLEGINEAIEGKPSQLTEEQIQATRVELQKVMIAEQMKMAEADKKKGLDFLAENAKKPNVKTTKSGLQYIVEKEGTGAMPKETDDVVCHYKGELIDGTVFDSSYERGEPARFPVNGVIQGWQEALQLMKQGAKWKLFIPSELAYGERGNPAIPPNSVLVFDIELLEVLPPAANK